CAAGGCTACTATGTTATCAGATATTAATTCATTTAGCAGTATTTGGGAGATCGGAGACCATTCTGATGAAGTATTGTTTAAGGTGTTTGCTAAAGATGGTGATTCGTATTTCTCAGGATATTTTGCCCCTAATACTGCAGGTATCCTAAAGCGTCCTTCTCCAGAATTGTTTGACCTCTATGAGGAAGCTGATGTACGTAAAGGTGCTTATCTCATGGATGATGCAGACTTGGGACAGGTGGTTGTAAAATACAAAGGTGAAGCTGAAAATGAGCAAAGATCCATTGAGGTGATTCGTATGGGTGAGATTTACCTGATCAGTGCAGAAGCCAACTTCCGTATTGGAAATACAGCTGAGGCACTAGAAAGCTTCAATGCCTTAAGAAGTAACCGTATTGAAGGAGTGACTGATGTAACAACGTTGGACGAGGATATGATTCTTGAGGAAAGAAGAAGAGAACTGGCATTTGAAGGACATCGATTTTATGACCTGAAGCGTTTGGGATTGAATCTGGACAGAACAGCTATGGCAGACCAACCTAAGGTAACCGTAGATGCCTTGCCTGCAGGAAGCAAGTATTGGATCTTCCCTATTCCAAACAGGGAATTGGTTGTGAACAGCAACCTGAAACAATCTTCTAAATGGCAGTAATTTTTTCGATTACAAAAAGAGAACATAACCATGAAAAAATATATCAATAACTGGTGGGTTCTTTGCAGCTTATTGCTGTTGGGAGTCACAGCTTGTGAAGAGCAGGAAAATGAAGTATATCAAGGGGCTGCTTATGTATCTTTAGTAGATACAGACTTTAATACTTCAGAAGATGCTGAAGGTGCATTGCGAGTACAGGTTCGTCTAACCACAACCAGTGCTGTGAATGCCCCTTTGGAAGTAACTTATAAGGTTGAAGGTGATGCAGGTTGGGAAAGCAGAATCAAAGACGAAAGCAATGGAAAAGTAACGATTGCTTCAGGTGAGTACACTGCTGATATCTTTCTGATGCCGATAAATAATGAGGAAATTGACAATGATGTCAATATTACTGTTACGCTTACAGGTGTGAGTGGTGCTGCTGTAAACTTAGGCTTGGGCAAAGCTGATTCTTATGTTCAAGCAGCTGTTTTTCTAAGTAATGAAGATAAACCAGAGTACAATTCATGTATTGCTGTATCTGAGGTATTGTTGGAGAATGTGGTCAATCTGGCTTATACAGATTTCTATGATTCGGCAAAATATAGCGGAACAGACCCTGCTGGTTTGATCGTGGAACCTTCAGATGTGTTGGCATGTAATAAACTAAGGGTGACAGGTGATGCATTAGCCTTGTTTGCAGGTGCTTTTGATATAGAAATCAACGAGGAGAAAGGAACGGTAAACATTCCTCAGCAAAAGTATGGCAGTAAGGATGGTGAAGATTATTACATCGTAGCTATTGAAGAAGGTACTATTGACATTACTAGTGGAGAGATAAGTGTTAATATTCTTTGGTTTTCTTACGCCAAAGGAACAGACCCTTCTACGATTGATTTGCTGGCTGAGTATAAGGCTTCTACTTATAATTATTATGATGGCAACTTGAAGATTTCATTGGGTGCTTATTCGCCATGTACAGCATTGGGAGAGGCATTTTTGAATAAGGCGGTCACACTGGATTATGAAGATGAAGATCCAGATTACAGTGGTAATAATCCTGGTGTAGTACTTGAGCCAAATACTAAAACGTGTAATCGTATATTGGTAAAAGGAGATGCAATCAACTACTACGATGGAGAGTTTGAGCTACTGATTGATGAAGAGAATAACACTGTAGAAGTGCCTTTACAGCTATATTCTGTTCAGGATAACGATACCCCTAATTATTATATACAATCATCAGCAGGGACCTATGATCCTGCAACACAAACTATTGTAATTGACTTTGCTTGGAGTGGTTATGCAGACGGAGCAAACCCAGATCCATTGGGTGATGGGTATGTTGGGAAGCTGACAATTACACTGGCTGAATAAGCCATAACCTACTTTATTGAAAACATGGGTCATCCCGATTGGTAATTTCGGTGTTGGCTCATGTTTTTTTATGTCCAAAATTACCAGCATATGGAATCAGCTATAAGCTTGAATACCTGATTTTTTTACTTACCTAAGATGATTGATTAAGATTGGGCGATTGCGGTTTAGACTTTATATCGCATATGAAAACTTCAAATATTACAATTTCTTCCAAACATTCTGATTGTTCAGTTTGTTGGCGGAGGTAGCTTAGACTATTTACCCCAAAAACAAATTTAGGAATGGCAGAGACGTCCTCACAAGATGCTCGCTACTGGAAGGAGCGGTTTGAGGCACAACAGCAGATGCTGGAAATAACAATCGCTAATATGCAAAAAGCCACCTTGCAGCTAAGTGAGTCAAAAGCAGCTTTAGAAAAGACAAATCATCAATTGCAGGGTAGCATATCCTATGCTACAAGACTTCAACAATCGATTTTGCCTGCAAAGACCAAACTCGATCAGATTTTTGACGACTATTTTATCTTCTTAAAGCCGAAGGATCAGTTGAGTGGTGACTCGTATTGGGTCCACAAGCATAACCATCTGAAATACATTGCCGCAATAGATTGTACTGGACATGGTATTCCCGGAGCGATGTTGACCATGCTTGTGTCTACAGCTTTGGATCAATTGGTGACAGGTAAAGTGATTACTTCTCCTAGTGAAATCATCGAAGCATTGGATCAAAAAATCCATTACCTGCTGAATAATGATGAGCAAAATGAATTAAGAGGTAAAAATGGACTGGACATTTCATTGTGTATTTTGGATGAGTCTACAAATACCTTGATATTCAGTGGGACACACCAGCAAATATTGCTTTTGGATGGAACACATCAGCGTGCAATTAAAGGTGCAAGGTATTATGTGGGTGAAAACTCTTCCAGAAAAACATCTCTGAAAGATCACCAACTTCAGTATAGCAAAGGGGAGAAGTTGTACCTTTTCTCTGATGGTTTTCCTGACCAGTTTTCCGTTCATGGTCAAAAATATACAGCAAAGAGGCTTAAAAGGCTGATTGCCACATTTTGGGATATCCCATTGAAAGGTCAGAAGAAAGCTTTGGAGATGGAGCTTTCAAACTTTAGAGGAAGCAGTCAACAGATTGATGATATATTGGTAATTGGAGTCCAACTATAAATAATATACAAGTGGAAAGTATAACAGCATCAGAACAGACAGTAAAAGTATTTTTGAAAGAATATCCGTATGCTAAACTTTATAAGGTAGCCAAACAGCCAACCTTGATTTGTGAGGCTACTAAAGAATATATTCCAATTGAAGACTTTATTGAGATGTTTGAGGATATGGGAGATATGGTCGCGCTACTGAATATTGAAAAATTCATTTTTGATAAGCGTGCCATGAAAACCTTTCACCAGCCAAGCATGGAATGGTACTTTGTAACTTGGAAAGAAGATTTGTACCGGTATGGCTTGAAAGTACACAGAAAAATATTGCCTAAAGATTTGGGTTGGTTTGAAGAAGCTGTCAAAGCCGGTAGAGCCAAAATTGAACAGGATTTTCCTGACTTTGATATTACCCGATTTGATATACAGTATCGTGATTCTATAGAAGAAGCAATTAATTCTTAAGCTGTAAGTAGGTCTTTTGGAAATTGAAACCGAAAGACCTTTTGTTTTTGTAACTCTTGATTGGGAAGGGAGTAATATTTTAGAGATGATACTTCTCTTGAGGTGATTTACAGGTTTTTATAATCCAATACCTATTTCTAAATAGCCTTAATAGCACCAAAATTAAGGTTATTCCAATATTATTCGAGTATCACTTGATTATCAATATTTATATTTTCAATTTTATATCGTGTGCGATATAATCAAGCAAGATATAAATATGAAAACAACAGCACTTCAAAACGTATTTAGAGTCCTTTTAGGACTGATGATGGTATTGCCGGGAGTCGGTCATTTGACGTTTCAACGTGAAGAGTTTCTGGCTCAAGTACCTAGATGGCTACCTAACGATCCAGCATTTATGGATTTTGTCGTGATTTCCTCAGGAGTAGTGGAGATTGCACTAGGGTTAGCTATGATATTCTGGTCAAAGCACAAAGTGTATGTTGGCCTTGCATTAGCTACTTTTTATGTACTCATTTTTCCGGGTAACATTTCGCAATACACAAATGGTATTGATGCTTTTGGATTGGACACAGACCAAAAAAGACTGATCAGGCTGTTTTTCCAGCCGGTACTTATTCTTTGGGCATTATGGTCTACAGGTGCATTGAAGTATATAATTTCAAAATCAAGAAAAGAGAAACATTATGTCAAGTAAAACATTTTACGAATTTGAGGCCACGAATATTCAAGGTAAAAATGTACCAATGGAATCATTCAAAGGTAAGACGGTTGTGGTGGTAAATACTGCAAGCAAATGTGGTCTTACGCCTCATTACAAAGGTTTGGAAAAACTATATAATAAGTATAAGGATCGTGGGTTGGTAGTACTAGGGTTTCCTTGTAACCAGTTTGGCGAGCAAGAGCCAGGCAGTGCTGAGGATATTCAGGAGTTTTGCCAACTCAATTATGGTGTGAGCTTCCCGATGTTTGACAAAGTAGATGTTAATGGCGAAAATGCTCATCCTATCTTTGAGTATCTAAAATCGGAGCTGAATGGCTTTTTAGGGAATAAAATAAAGTGGAACTTTACAAAGTTTCTAATTGATAAGAATGGGAAGCCTGTTAAGCGATTTGCGCCAACAACTAAACCTGATAGGATGGAGGCTTCCATTGAGAAAATAATATAATTTATGCCTGACGAATCTGAAATACTCTTTCTTGAAAAACAGTTGTGTTTTCCATTATATGCAGCCTCAAGGCTAACAACTAAAATTTACGGCCCTTATTTGGAGGAATTGGACCTTACATATCCGCAATATTTAGTCATGTTGGTCTTGTGGGAAAAAGGAAAACAGACAGTGAGCGAAATCAGTCACCTGTTACATTTGGAGACCAATACAGTCACTCCATTGTTAAAGCGATTGGAACAAAAGCATTTATTGGATAGAAAGAGATCTGAAACAGATGAAAGAAGTGTATTGGTTTCTCTGACCGATAAAGGAACCGTACTTAGAGAGAAAGCGGTTACTATTCCGGAGAAGATGCTAAACTCATTTAGTGACAGTACTATTTCGATGTCTGAGCTTCAAGTATTTCAGAAAACACTTTTTAAACTTGTGGATGTCTTGAGTGAAAAAGTAAAGGGTAAAAAAAGCTAAATAGATCAATACAATATATTCCGAACTTTTTTCAGTAGGTGAAAGTAATAAAAAGCCTTCTCTATATGAGAAGGCTTTCAATTTTAGACATAATTCAATATTTCAACCTCTTCAGGAACAAGAAAATACAGTACACATCCTGTTTCTGTTTTAACACTGTGCTTAAAATTTGGAGGTGTATATAGGTAGTTACCTTTTTTAAGCGTAGCTCCTTCAATAATGCATGTTCCCTCTAAAACAAATAGCTCTTCACCAGCAGGATGATTATGATAGGGGTAGCTTGCCCCTTTTTCAAGTTTAAGCAAAAAGCTTGGGGGTCTACCACTTTCATCATACCGCAAAGGTTTAACATAAATACCTTTCGTATAAACGCCTTCTTCTTTTAGTGGTTTCCACGCTACTGAATTCGTGTTAACTATGTAATCTTCCATCTTTGTACTCATGGTTATTAGTTTTAATTGCGAACGATAAATTATCATAACAAAGATGGAGTGTTTCATCTGCTCAAGGAATGGAAGATTATGAGATAACCATGTAATATTTCAGTTCTCTACTTGTTCCTTAAATAATTGAGGAGATAAAGCTGTATGCTTTTTAAAAAAATTAGAAAAGTAGAAAGGGTCATTGAACCCAAGTGCATATGAAGTTTCTTTCACTGACAACTTCTCATAGTAAAACAGTCTTTTGGCTTCAGACACAATTAACCCATGAATTATTTGCTGAGCTGTTTTTCCTGCATGTTGTTTTGAAAGCTCATTTAACCTTACTTCCGTAGTTTCCAGCCTTTCAGCATAGTATTTAACAGGTAGACTGTGTTGGAATTCAGCCCTAATTAACTCTAGGAATTTTAAGAAAAGGGCATCAGGCTTCCAAATTTCTTCCCCCTGCTGAATTTTGGCTCTATTGATTTCAATCAAAATAAGCTCAATTCTAGCATGTATTGAACTTAAGTATTGGTAAGGTTTCTCTTTGAGTTCTCTTATGATGCCATCTAAGTGTATTGCGATTGCTGGGTGTTCAGATACCTCTATTACTGTATTTAGATCGAAATGGCAGAATAACCCATTTTGGAATATAAGCTCGATATCTTTATCATCTTTACAGAAAAAATCATAAGTGAATTGTAGGGCTATACCTTTTGCATTTGGAGTTTCTATAAATTTATGAAACTGTCCTGAGGTAATAGTGACAGCGTGGTTAGCAGGAACTTTAAAGTTTACACTATCAATCTCCATTTCAATTTCCCCTTCAGAACACCAAACCAGAATGTATTTCTTTATCCTACGTTCCTTTATTGGTAAGTCAATTGAATTTATATGTATCGCTTCTATCATTTTATTATTACACTAAAAATGACTGTATAATTAGCTAAGTTTAATCATTACTTCTTTATTTTCTATTGTTGTCGTGACTGAATTTATTGTCTTTATAAAGCGCCAAGTATTTCCATCTAAGTCTTGATAATGAATCATCTCTGAGTACGGGGAGATATTATTTTTCATTTCTATATTACGGATAATGAAAGGATGTTTTTTCCCATCTTCATTTTTTATTAGAAGTAAGACTTTTCTAGATAGGATTAGGGTGAAGTCACCTTCTAAAGTTATGCTAGCTTCTGTAGCCAAATCAGAGATAGTAATTGATAATACTTTGAAAGTCCTTCCAAATAACATCGTGAAAAAGTGTTTGTGGATGCTGATTTTCTCAATATGTTCGAATGCGGCATATCCATTTTTATAAGATACTTTCATGATTTAGTGTGCTAATTCTATTGATGGTACTGTGATGGCAGTTCTAAGAAGTTTAAAGTTCAGTTGAGATTAGATAAATAAACATTTAAAAGCTACTTCATTAGATATGTTATCTTCATTAATTAAAAGAATTTGGCTGATATGAAGTGTTTGAAAGGAGAAGATACCTGTTGGTTCTGAGCGATATGATTCGTAAAAACTAATCTTGCATTTATGACTTTATGTAGGAATCAATACCCCCCCTCAATCGTCAGTAGCCTATTACTATCTTTGGTTATTCAATAGAATAGTAGGCTAAATCATTATTATGATTATATTTTCATGGATAAATCAATGTGATTTGAAGTAATTATTTGTTTAGCCCAAAAACATAGATATGCCCCAATCATATAAGAAACAGAAACCAGATTCCACTTATGATTATGTAATTATAGGCTCTGGAATAAGTGGTATTGGACTTGCCGCCATCTTGGGAAAGGAAGGCTTTCGTTGTGTTGTCCTTGAGCGGCACTATACACCCGGAGGTTATACCCATGTATTTACCCGTAGGGGGTACGAGTGGGATGTTGGAATTCACTATGTTGGAGAGGTACATCGGGAAGGCAGTACAACGAGTCGTTTGATGTCTTATATCTCAGATGGAACACTTCGTTGGGAGGAGATGGATGAGGAGTATGATCGTATTTATCTGGGTGATGAAAAAGTATTTGGGATAAGGAAAGGAATCCAGAATTATAAAGCATCTCTTTACAATGAATTCCCTGATGAAAAACATGCTATAGATCAGTACTTTGAGTTACTTAAGCAAGCGGGTAAAGCGACTTACAGCCTGTTTATGAGAAAAGGGATGCCTGGTATGCTCAAATGGCTGTTTGGTAATAGTATGAAGAAAAGGGCAGCAGCCTTTGAAGGAAAAACCACCCGAGAAGTACTGGAAGGAATTACCCAAAATGAGACTTTAATAGGGGTACTTACTGGTCAGTATGGGGATTATGGTCTTCCGCCATCAGAGAGTAGTTTCCTGATGCATACGATGTTGGTGACTCATTATTTTAATGGTGGCTCTTATCCGGTAGGAGGTAGTTCCAGTATTTATAAATCCATAGAGCCAGTAATACAGCAATATGGGGGAGCAGTCTATATTAATGCTGAAGTAAAGGAACTGTGGGTAGAGAAAAACAAGGCTAAAGGGGTAGTGATGGTGGATGGTAATCGTATCAAGGCTACTAAAGGTGTGATCAGCAGTGCAGGTTTTGTAACAACCTATGAAAAGCTTATTCCTCCATATCTCAATATTCCCAAACCCAAAGTACTGGAAGAAGTTAAGCCATCTTCAGCTCATTTATGCTTATATGTAGGTATGAATGGGTCCGCTGAAGAATTGCAACTTACTAAGACTAACTTTTGGATATACCCAGGTGTAAACCATGATACTTCTGTGGAAGCTTACCGCAAGGATCAGGAGGAAGCCGCCTTACCTGTTATCTATATCTCTTTTCCTGCAGCTAAAGATCCTGATTGGCAGATGCGTTACCCTGGAAAAAGTACATTGGAAATTATCACTATAAGTGATTATGAGTACTTCAAAGAATGGGAAAATCAACCATGGAAAAAGAGGGGAGAAGCTTATGAGCATTTTAAGGAGCAGCTTTCTCAAAAGCTATTGGAAGCTTTATATGAAAAATTGCCGCAATTGAGAGGTAAAGTAGATTATTATGAACTCTCGACACCACTGTCCACTGCTCATTTTATGAATTATACTAAAGGGGAAATATATGGTTTGAATCATACTCCTGAGCGATTTTATAGTGATGAGCTAAATGTCAAAACGCCTATCAAGAACTTCTATATGACAGGACAGGATCTGATCAGTTGTGGATTTGCAGGTAGCCTGAGTGCAGCATACGTAACGGCGTCCTACTTACGGAAGAAGAATATGTTTAAGAAAGCTAAGAAGTAAACCTTTCGGGTATATCTTCTAATAACTAATAAGGGTATCTCATCGATACCCTTATTAGTTTTATTGTGTTTGTTGATGATTTACTAGCTTCAAAATACCATTCAAAAGCTATGTTTACCAAAATACGTTCTTGCTTAAGCTATCATTTACAAGTTTAGCTATGTGATATTCGATATATGGAATATCAATGTAGGTCATGCTAAAGTCAAAGTGTTGAGTAGTTCGGTTGGATGGAATAGATGGTAACCGATTAATAACCTCTGTAGTATGTAAATCATGCATGTATAGTTATTGGCTATAATACTCTTGTTTAAGAAAAGATTAAGTAAGGGAATATTTCAATAAGTGTTGTTTGTGTGTTTAATTTAATGGTATGTATACATATTTGTTTACATGTTTAAAATTCAAAAAACACATCAATAGTCTGATAATCAGCTTATTGTTATTTATTGGGTGATAGCTGTAAATAAAAAATGTAATTATTCTTGTTGTTTTTACTCTTATTATTTTGCGCTATATATACATAGGTATACATTGCGCATGTACTTAAGAAGTAGATATGGCTGATGTATGAGAGATTTTGAAGTATTTGAGACTGTTAGAAAGAAAATAGATGGAAAGAGCAGTGAGGCTTTTTACAGCCAACTCTATCGTGTAGTAAAGGAGGAAATTGAAAGTGCCAACATGAAGGAAGGTACATTATTACCAAGAGAGATTGATATCGCAGAGTTATTTGGTGTATCGAGATTGACTGTGAAAAAGTCTATGGATATGCTGGTCAATGACGGCTTAGTAGTGAAGAAGAAAGGTTACGGTACTACAGTCATTGGTAAAAAGGTGGTGTCTACTTCATTAGAAAACTGGATGAGTTTTTCGAAAGAGATGAAAGGAAAAGGTATCTCTATCAGAAACTCTTACTTTGAAGTTGAAAATACCATTGCTCCTGAAAGAGTATGTTCTTTTTTTGAAGCAGATAAGAAAGATAATGTACTTAAGATAGCAAAAGTAAAATCAGATGAGACTGCTAACCTTGTGTACTTTGTCTCTTACATTAACCCGAAGTTCAATGTGGATGTGATGGAAGATTTTTATCAGCCACTATATGACATTCTCAAACAGCATTACGGACTCTACCCAAAACGCTCTTTTGAACATATCAGAGCAATGGCTGCTGACGACTTTTTGGCAGACAAGCTTAATATCCAAAAAGGAGCTCCAATTCTTTGTAGGGAAAGAAGAGTGTATACACAGGATGGAGAGCCATTGGAATATAACTACGGTTATTACAGAGGGGATAGGATCGTTTGTGAATTAAGGGTTTGATTTATACCTGAACTTCAGGACATAAGAATACACAACTAATAATCAATTCAATTACATAATTTAAATTAAAACACATGCGAAAATTCACATCATTTTTCGTCGGGATTGCTATGTTCCTGTCCTTGGTGGCCTGCGATCAAGAGGAGCAAATGGCAGCACCAAAAATTACGCTATCTAAAACGCAAGTTACAGCCAAAACAGGTGAAATCGTAACCATCTCTGCTCACATTGAATCAGAAGCGGGAGTAAAGGCTTTAGTCGTTACGCCTAGATTGGATAGTGAGGAAAAGGCAGCAGAAGTAATCACCATTTCTGAGTCATCACAGACAATGGCTGATATTGAAGTCCCTTATGAAGTAGCGGTTGAGGATGCTGAAGGTGTACTGGTACTGAATTTTGCTGTAGTGGATGAGATGGGAGCAAAGGCAGAGGCAGAAACTGTATTTGAGATTGAGTTGAGTACAACAGATATCCTGACAAGAAACAACTACCGTTGGGCTTATGTGTCAGAGACTATTGCTTCAGGCGAAAACATTATGTCTGAAGGTAAGGATGATACAACACTGGCATTCCACAAGGATGGCTCTATCACATTTGACATTGGTGAGAAAGATGCTGACGGACTGGAGACACTGGCCAGTTACACAGCATGGGAGTTGAATGAGGATGAGACTGTGTTGACACTGACAAGAGTGGACTGGTTAGGTGAGACTACTTATGAAGAGTATACACTGGAGTCAATTGATAAGGACGAGTTGAAAGTTTCAACTACGGTGGATTTGTCATTTTTCGGTTACTCAGAAAACGAGAAAGTGACAACAACCTTTGGATCTCAAGCTTACGTGGCTGAGTAATCATATATAAATCATTGCTTGTCTTCGGATCTTAATCATTAGGTATAACAATATACATGCGAGTAAGTGTGCAAGTTTTTAGGCGTTGCTTATATCATCTAGTTATGTCTAATAAAAAAAGTGGATTGGAACAGGTAGGTCTGAAGACAAGTAATGTGAATTGTATCGCTGGATTTCTGCTGAAAAGGTAAGGATTTCGTGAAATTATCAGGTTTTAAAAAAATAAATAATACATACATATAACACTGATAATTCTCTTGAGAAAAGATTAAGCTAGTAATTCGTGTGTTTGAAATTTCATTATCATTAATACCAAGTTGGATGAAGCTCTATAGATACCTAGTCTTTTTATTGGCATTGATATGTTGTATAAAGGGAAGCAGTGCATATGCACAGGGAGAGAAAATTGTCAAAGGAACAATCAAATCCGTGACAGGAGAATTACTGATTGGTGTAACAGTAGCAGAAGAAGGAACTACCAGCGGTACCATTTCAGACCTGAATGGGGAATTCAAGTTGGCGGTTTCGGAAGGAGCAACTCTGAAAGTCAGCTATATTGGATACCAGACACAAACGGTAGAAGTCAAAAATCGTAGTTTTATTGAAGTTATACTGGATGAGGATGTTCAGCAATTACAGGAACTTGTGGTTGTTGGTTACGGAACCATGCGAAAAGATGACCTGACAGGTGCTGTTACCTCTGTGAAAGCCGAAAATATTAAGGCGAATGCGGGGGCTTCTTTGGATCAGGCACTGCAAGGTATGGCAGCTGGTGTACAGGTGACCCAGTCATCAGGACAGCCGGGGGCTTCTACTTCCATCAGAATCAGAGGAATTACATCCATCAATGGCAGCAACGAACCGCTGTATGTAATTGATGGCGTACCTATTATAACCAGCTCGGGTGATATGAGTACAGGTGCAACGAAAAGTGCTTCACTGAATCCGTTAGCTTCCATTAACCCCAATGATATTGCCTCTATCGAAATCCTGAAAGACGTTTCCCAGACGGCTATTTATGGTGCAAGAGCTGCCAATGGTGTGATCGTGGTGACAACGAAAAAAGGAAAAACAGGAAAAACAGTCATCTCTTTTGACTCTTATGCAGGTGTACAGCAGGTATCTAAAAAGATGGAGATGCTGAATGCACAGCAGTTAGCTGAATTGGGCAATGAAGCGACAGACAATGCGGGATTACCTCGCAGACCGATTTTTGCAAGTCCACTTTCTTTGGGTGAAGGAACTAACTGGCAGAATGAGATTTTCCAACAGGCGGCAATACAGAGTTATCAATTATCAGTTTCTGGTGGCGATCAGGCTACAAGGTTTTCTGTGTCTGGTGGGTATTTCACACAGGATGGTATTATCATCGGTTCAGATTATGTGAGAGGAAACATCAGAACCTCTTTGGATCATAGAATCAATGAGAAATTCAAGATTGGTACTAATCTTACCTATGCTAGGACAATATCTAATGGTGTAGTGACCGCAACTGGTGAAGGTGGTATTGGAGGCTCTGGTGTTGTGACTTCAGCCTTAAGTTTCAACCCTGCACTTTCAGTAATGGATGCATCAGGTGAATATACCTATAAAGACAACCTTACATCGGCAGCACCAGGTAATCCAGTAGTTGACGCTTTGAAAAACCTGAATCACTCGCAGAATAACAGGTTTATCGGAAGCCTGTATGCCGATTACCAGATTCTGGATGGATTATCGTTCAAGACCAGTGTGAGTGGTGACGCTTACTTCAACAAGGAGATGCAGTTTATCCCGAACGATATCCGAAGAGGAGAGCAATCAGGTGGACAAGCTACACATGGGCTGATCTATGGTTATACTTGGCTTTGGGAAAACGTAGCATCGTACATCAAGCAACTGAATGATGCCAACAGGGTCAATTTTGTAGCAGGATATTCCATGCAGTCTTTCAACTCTGAGGCTACAATTGCTTCCACATCTGACTTTGATGATAATAGATTGACCTATCATGCACTTCAGGCAGGTAAGATGAAAGGACTGACCTTGTCTGCTTCAAATGCATGGCAGATGCAGTCATACTTTGGAAGACTTAACTACTCATTGAACAATCGCTACATCTTTACAGCAACTGGTAGGGTAGATGGTTCATCCAAATTTGGAAAGAACAATAAATATGGATTCTTCCCTTCTGCTGCCTTGGCATGGAGAGTATCGGAAGAAACATTCTTTGATGGGATTGAATCAATCAACGAACTGAAATTCAGATCAAGCTATGGCATTACAGGTAATCAGGGTATTCCTGCTTACAGTGCACAAGGTAGACTGGAGCAGACAACAGCTTACCTGAATAATCAGGAGACCATCTCAGGAGCTGGCCCTATCAGCTTGGCTAATCAGGATTTGAAGTGGGAAAAAACAAAGCAGTTCAATATTGGAATGGACATGGGCTTGTTTGATGATAGGGTTCAGATTACTGCAGATTACTACCAGAAATATACATCTGACTTGTTGCTTAATACCCCAATGCCATACTATTCGGGATTCAAGTCGGCATATATGAATGTGGGTGACATGGAGAACACAGGTATTGAATTGACCCTCTCAGGTTTTGTGGCAGATACAGAAAAATTCCAATGGAAATCGGAC
The Limibacter armeniacum DNA segment above includes these coding regions:
- a CDS encoding phytoene desaturase family protein — translated: MPQSYKKQKPDSTYDYVIIGSGISGIGLAAILGKEGFRCVVLERHYTPGGYTHVFTRRGYEWDVGIHYVGEVHREGSTTSRLMSYISDGTLRWEEMDEEYDRIYLGDEKVFGIRKGIQNYKASLYNEFPDEKHAIDQYFELLKQAGKATYSLFMRKGMPGMLKWLFGNSMKKRAAAFEGKTTREVLEGITQNETLIGVLTGQYGDYGLPPSESSFLMHTMLVTHYFNGGSYPVGGSSSIYKSIEPVIQQYGGAVYINAEVKELWVEKNKAKGVVMVDGNRIKATKGVISSAGFVTTYEKLIPPYLNIPKPKVLEEVKPSSAHLCLYVGMNGSAEELQLTKTNFWIYPGVNHDTSVEAYRKDQEEAALPVIYISFPAAKDPDWQMRYPGKSTLEIITISDYEYFKEWENQPWKKRGEAYEHFKEQLSQKLLEALYEKLPQLRGKVDYYELSTPLSTAHFMNYTKGEIYGLNHTPERFYSDELNVKTPIKNFYMTGQDLISCGFAGSLSAAYVTASYLRKKNMFKKAKK
- a CDS encoding cupin domain-containing protein, which encodes MEDYIVNTNSVAWKPLKEEGVYTKGIYVKPLRYDESGRPPSFLLKLEKGASYPYHNHPAGEELFVLEGTCIIEGATLKKGNYLYTPPNFKHSVKTETGCVLYFLVPEEVEILNYV
- a CDS encoding glutathione peroxidase — its product is MSSKTFYEFEATNIQGKNVPMESFKGKTVVVVNTASKCGLTPHYKGLEKLYNKYKDRGLVVLGFPCNQFGEQEPGSAEDIQEFCQLNYGVSFPMFDKVDVNGENAHPIFEYLKSELNGFLGNKIKWNFTKFLIDKNGKPVKRFAPTTKPDRMEASIEKII
- a CDS encoding PP2C family protein-serine/threonine phosphatase, whose product is MAETSSQDARYWKERFEAQQQMLEITIANMQKATLQLSESKAALEKTNHQLQGSISYATRLQQSILPAKTKLDQIFDDYFIFLKPKDQLSGDSYWVHKHNHLKYIAAIDCTGHGIPGAMLTMLVSTALDQLVTGKVITSPSEIIEALDQKIHYLLNNDEQNELRGKNGLDISLCILDESTNTLIFSGTHQQILLLDGTHQRAIKGARYYVGENSSRKTSLKDHQLQYSKGEKLYLFSDGFPDQFSVHGQKYTAKRLKRLIATFWDIPLKGQKKALEMELSNFRGSSQQIDDILVIGVQL
- a CDS encoding MarR family winged helix-turn-helix transcriptional regulator — encoded protein: MPDESEILFLEKQLCFPLYAASRLTTKIYGPYLEELDLTYPQYLVMLVLWEKGKQTVSEISHLLHLETNTVTPLLKRLEQKHLLDRKRSETDERSVLVSLTDKGTVLREKAVTIPEKMLNSFSDSTISMSELQVFQKTLFKLVDVLSEKVKGKKS
- a CDS encoding helix-turn-helix domain-containing protein; the protein is MIEAIHINSIDLPIKERRIKKYILVWCSEGEIEMEIDSVNFKVPANHAVTITSGQFHKFIETPNAKGIALQFTYDFFCKDDKDIELIFQNGLFCHFDLNTVIEVSEHPAIAIHLDGIIRELKEKPYQYLSSIHARIELILIEINRAKIQQGEEIWKPDALFLKFLELIRAEFQHSLPVKYYAERLETTEVRLNELSKQHAGKTAQQIIHGLIVSEAKRLFYYEKLSVKETSYALGFNDPFYFSNFFKKHTALSPQLFKEQVEN
- a CDS encoding DoxX family protein, giving the protein MKTTALQNVFRVLLGLMMVLPGVGHLTFQREEFLAQVPRWLPNDPAFMDFVVISSGVVEIALGLAMIFWSKHKVYVGLALATFYVLIFPGNISQYTNGIDAFGLDTDQKRLIRLFFQPVLILWALWSTGALKYIISKSRKEKHYVK